A stretch of the Vigna radiata var. radiata cultivar VC1973A chromosome 7, Vradiata_ver6, whole genome shotgun sequence genome encodes the following:
- the LOC106766805 gene encoding pectinesterase inhibitor 7 codes for MRTQHLRLHHLLLSLFLFAATFSPAPAAADDVSAPAPDDGDTEFIRSSCNSTLYPDVCFTSLSRYANAVQQNPGQLARVAIGVSLSKAHRVASYISNLTHEADYGTSGTRAAMALHDCFSNLGDAVDEIRGSLKQMRQIGAAGEGSESFLFQMSNVQTWMSAALTDEETCTDGFQDVPECPVKADVCNRVTNVKKFTSNALALVNSYASKGSP; via the coding sequence ATGAGAACCCAACACCTTCGCCTTCACCATCTCCTCCTCAGTCTCTTCCTCTTCGCAGCCACATTCTCTCCGGCGCCCGCCGCCGCAGACGACGTTTCGGCCCCTGCGCCTGACGACGGCGACACCGAGTTCATCCGCTCAAGCTGCAACTCCACTCTATACCCCGACGTGTGCTTCACCTCCCTCTCCCGCTACGCCAATGCGGTGCAGCAGAACCCCGGCCAGTTGGCGCGCGTGGCCATCGGCGTCAGTCTCTCCAAGGCCCACCGCGTCGCGTCCTACATCTCCAACCTAACGCACGAAGCCGACTATGGCACGAGTGGCACGCGCGCGGCGATGGCGCTGCACGACTGCTTCTCGAACCTTGGCGACGCCGTGGACGAAATCCGCGGGTCTCTGAAGCAGATGCGGCAGATTGGCGCAGCCGGCGAGGGCTCCGAATCCTTCCTCTTCCAGATGAGCAACGTGCAAACGTGGATGAGCGCCGCACTCACCGACGAGGAGACCTGTACGGACGGATTCCAGGACGTACCGGAATGTCCCGTGAAAGCGGATGTATGCAATCGCGTCACCAACGTTAAGAAGTTCACCAGCAACGCTTTGGCCCTCGTGAACTCCTACGCCAGCAAGGGTTCGCCCTGA